A genomic window from Micromonospora violae includes:
- a CDS encoding tripartite tricarboxylate transporter TctB family protein: MERRRSFPDVLAGGIFVLIGAAFVVGALGYELGTPTRMGPGAFPLLVGAAVIALGLAIAGKGLIAGEVISFGPVPWRALGVIVIAVLFFGFTVRRLGFVPTTAVTALLTTLASARVRLLTAVAVAAGLTVASTLIFIVGLQLRIPLWGPWLGL, translated from the coding sequence GTGGAGCGCCGTCGGTCGTTCCCGGACGTCCTCGCCGGTGGAATCTTCGTCCTGATCGGTGCCGCGTTCGTGGTGGGGGCGCTCGGCTACGAGCTGGGCACCCCGACCCGGATGGGCCCGGGCGCGTTCCCGCTGCTGGTCGGCGCGGCCGTGATCGCCCTGGGCCTGGCGATCGCCGGCAAGGGCCTCATCGCCGGTGAGGTGATCTCGTTCGGGCCGGTCCCATGGCGAGCGCTCGGCGTCATCGTGATCGCAGTCCTGTTCTTCGGGTTCACCGTCCGGCGCCTCGGCTTCGTGCCGACGACGGCGGTGACGGCGCTGCTCACCACACTGGCCAGCGCCCGCGTACGGCTGCTCACGGCGGTGGCGGTGGCCGCCGGGCTGACCGTGGCCAGCACGCTCATCTTCATCGTCGGACTTCAGCTGCGGATCCCGTTGTGGGGCCCGTGGCTGGGCCTCTGA
- a CDS encoding tripartite tricarboxylate transporter substrate-binding protein, with the protein MPTTSRYRATTQMIAAIGVVSLAAACGGNGGGAGGDAGRYPDENITIVVPFSAGGPTDTVTRMIAEPMAAKLGGKIVVQNVEGAGGTVGAGEVARARPDGYTVLMHHIGMSTAPALYKSLGYQPLEDFETVGLVTEVPMTIVARKDFAPATLPDLVTHVKANADKVTLANAGIGAASHLCGLLFQTTTGVKLQEVPYQGTGPALTDLVGGQVDFMCDQTTNTSGQIAAGKVKAYAVTTPERVKSLPDLPTTAEAGLPQLQVSVWHGLYVPADTPPEIVQKLSEALKVALADQGVIDQMAKLGTAPVPAQDATPEAHRAKLDEQLGTWAKIIADSGVKVS; encoded by the coding sequence ATGCCAACCACCAGCAGGTACCGGGCCACCACGCAGATGATCGCCGCGATCGGTGTCGTCTCACTCGCCGCCGCCTGTGGCGGCAACGGGGGCGGCGCCGGTGGTGACGCCGGGCGTTACCCGGACGAGAACATCACGATCGTCGTGCCGTTCAGCGCGGGCGGCCCGACGGACACGGTCACCCGCATGATCGCCGAGCCGATGGCCGCGAAGCTCGGTGGCAAGATCGTCGTCCAGAACGTCGAGGGTGCCGGCGGCACCGTCGGCGCTGGCGAGGTCGCGCGGGCCAGGCCGGACGGCTACACCGTGCTCATGCACCACATCGGCATGTCGACGGCCCCCGCCCTCTACAAGAGCCTGGGCTACCAGCCGTTGGAGGACTTCGAGACGGTCGGGCTCGTCACCGAGGTGCCGATGACGATCGTCGCCCGCAAGGACTTCGCGCCCGCGACACTCCCGGACCTGGTGACCCACGTGAAGGCGAACGCCGACAAGGTCACGCTCGCCAACGCCGGCATCGGCGCCGCGTCACACCTGTGCGGCCTGCTGTTCCAGACCACCACCGGTGTCAAGCTCCAGGAGGTCCCGTACCAGGGCACCGGGCCCGCGCTGACCGACCTCGTCGGCGGCCAGGTCGACTTCATGTGCGACCAGACGACCAACACCAGCGGTCAGATCGCCGCGGGGAAGGTGAAGGCGTACGCGGTCACCACGCCCGAGCGGGTGAAGAGTCTTCCCGACCTGCCCACCACGGCCGAGGCCGGGCTGCCGCAGCTCCAGGTCAGCGTGTGGCACGGTCTGTACGTCCCGGCCGACACGCCGCCGGAGATCGTCCAGAAGCTGTCCGAGGCGCTGAAGGTGGCGTTGGCCGACCAGGGGGTCATCGACCAGATGGCCAAGCTCGGTACCGCGCCGGTCCCGGCCCAGGACGCGACCCCGGAGGCGCACCGGGCGAAGCTCGACGAGCAGCTCGGCACGTGGGCGAAGATCATCGCCGACTCCGGGGTCAAGGTCTCCTGA
- a CDS encoding response regulator transcription factor, whose translation MRITVIEDDDRVARSLVTVLTQAGFEVHRVATATEAVCAAPSDVVLVDLGLPDGDGLDVIRKLRDRPQTAVIAVTARSEEHERVRGLRAGADDYIVKPFGIPELLARIDAVLRRTRAARALGQTDEPLVLGPMRIGVGTREVTVDDALVPLTRKEFELLLLLARRAPNVVSRDVILDQIWGVAWEPASRTLDTHIAALRHKLGSEVVIRTVHGVGYRLLADRPERNG comes from the coding sequence ATGCGGATAACCGTCATCGAGGATGACGACCGCGTGGCGAGGAGTCTGGTGACCGTCCTGACCCAGGCGGGTTTCGAGGTCCACCGCGTCGCCACCGCCACGGAGGCCGTGTGCGCCGCGCCGTCCGACGTGGTCCTCGTCGATCTGGGTCTCCCCGACGGCGACGGTCTCGACGTGATCCGCAAGCTGCGGGACCGCCCACAGACCGCCGTCATCGCGGTGACCGCCCGGTCCGAGGAGCACGAGCGGGTCCGTGGCCTACGCGCCGGCGCCGACGACTACATCGTCAAACCGTTCGGCATTCCGGAGTTGCTGGCCCGGATCGACGCCGTCCTGCGGCGTACCCGGGCCGCTCGTGCCCTCGGCCAGACGGACGAGCCGCTCGTCCTCGGCCCGATGCGGATCGGCGTCGGCACCCGCGAGGTCACCGTCGACGACGCCCTCGTGCCGTTGACCCGCAAGGAGTTCGAACTGCTGCTGCTCCTGGCGCGGCGGGCACCCAACGTGGTCAGCCGCGACGTCATCCTCGACCAGATCTGGGGCGTGGCCTGGGAGCCGGCGAGCCGTACCCTGGACACCCACATCGCGGCGCTGCGGCACAAGCTGGGGTCGGAGGTGGTCATCCGGACCGTCCACGGCGTCGGCTACCGGCTGCTGGCCGACCGGCCGGAGCGGAACGGCTGA
- a CDS encoding sensor histidine kinase — MHRRLLIVLVPLAVLLVAALGVPLSVTVAEREMQETYVNRLDDVGRFASLAETALSTGRTEALQQELTRYHELYGIPVALIDTSGVVLLGPVDAYQRAARAEKALPRIVTAALAGARSEPSWEWAPWDDSALVVAEPVGRDSEVVGAVVTISDLARTRELILVRWAWLAGLGLLPLLALTAVAWPVSAWVLRPVRKLDAATSRISEGDLTIRADAEAGPIELRRLAQSFNAMMDAVENAAQRQRAFVADASHQLRNPLTSLRLAVESLAPHLRPEGNGQQVYDVAVDELKAMQQLLNSLQASARIESMRTASPVDLDEVLATRVAPWRALTATARQTLAVHVPPGLRLLEPPGGLGSVLDELISNASRLSGAQVVEVRAQVVPGGAVVTIAVRDDGQGIDVSERAQALQRFWRSPRHQNVPGTGLGLAICADLVGAAGGELRLEEGLPRPDGSGHGLAALVALPLAPAPV, encoded by the coding sequence GTGCACCGCCGGCTGCTCATCGTCCTGGTTCCCCTCGCGGTGCTGCTCGTCGCGGCGCTCGGGGTGCCGCTCAGCGTCACCGTGGCCGAACGGGAGATGCAGGAGACGTACGTCAACCGGCTCGACGACGTCGGCCGGTTCGCCTCGCTGGCCGAGACCGCGCTGTCGACCGGCCGCACCGAGGCGTTACAACAGGAACTGACGCGGTACCACGAGCTCTACGGCATCCCGGTCGCGCTGATCGACACGTCGGGCGTGGTGCTGCTCGGTCCGGTCGACGCGTACCAGAGGGCGGCGCGAGCCGAGAAGGCCCTGCCCCGGATCGTGACCGCGGCGCTTGCCGGCGCACGATCCGAACCGTCCTGGGAGTGGGCGCCGTGGGACGACTCCGCACTCGTCGTGGCGGAACCGGTCGGCCGCGACAGTGAGGTTGTCGGCGCCGTCGTGACGATCTCCGACCTGGCCAGGACGCGCGAGCTCATCCTCGTCCGCTGGGCCTGGCTGGCCGGGCTGGGGCTGCTGCCGTTGCTGGCGCTGACCGCCGTCGCCTGGCCGGTGTCCGCGTGGGTGCTGCGGCCGGTGCGGAAACTCGACGCGGCGACCTCGCGGATCTCCGAGGGCGACCTGACCATCCGCGCCGACGCCGAGGCCGGCCCCATCGAGCTGCGGCGGCTGGCCCAGTCGTTCAACGCCATGATGGACGCTGTGGAGAACGCCGCGCAGCGTCAGCGCGCGTTCGTCGCCGACGCGTCGCACCAGTTGCGCAACCCGTTGACCAGCCTCCGGCTCGCCGTGGAGAGCCTGGCACCACACCTGCGGCCGGAGGGCAACGGGCAACAGGTGTACGACGTCGCCGTCGACGAGCTGAAGGCGATGCAGCAGCTGCTGAACTCACTGCAGGCCAGCGCCAGGATAGAGAGCATGCGGACGGCGTCGCCGGTGGACCTCGACGAGGTGCTGGCCACCCGGGTCGCCCCCTGGCGGGCGCTGACCGCCACGGCCAGGCAGACGCTGGCTGTCCACGTACCGCCGGGGTTGCGGTTGTTGGAGCCGCCAGGCGGCCTGGGTAGCGTCCTGGACGAGCTGATCAGCAACGCCTCACGGCTGTCCGGCGCGCAGGTCGTGGAGGTGCGCGCACAGGTCGTCCCCGGTGGTGCGGTGGTCACCATCGCCGTTCGCGACGACGGCCAGGGCATCGACGTGTCCGAGCGGGCCCAGGCGTTGCAACGGTTCTGGCGCTCGCCCCGGCACCAGAACGTACCCGGGACCGGCCTCGGCCTGGCGATCTGCGCCGACCTGGTCGGGGCGGCCGGCGGTGAGCTGCGGTTGGAGGAGGGCCTGCCACGCCCCGACGGGTCCGGGCACGGGCTCGCCGCCCTGGTGGCGCTACCGCTGGCTCCCGCTCCGGTCTGA
- a CDS encoding TAXI family TRAP transporter solute-binding subunit yields the protein MGLGPGVRFSRRGVLLGAGGLLVGCSRGPEVGEVHLRLATGPAGAVYRRIGGALAEHISERVPGATVTTVPSGASTDNIRMLRAGEVHLGLTSLDALITSDGSAPAGLSAICRLYDSHLHLVVMADSAIREFRDLEGRRVSLGAHDSGTEFTSRRVLHLNPVHADGRNLSQAASAAALRDGTIDAMFSLTGVPTPAITELAQRHRIRLIPLEAQADALFTAYPGPYAPAMIPATAYAGVPAARTVAVPNVLLARDDLPAGLVYAITDTVFRYAGAITSAGRDDAEAVPEAWQINVRTGISTASVPLHPGAVAWFRDRKR from the coding sequence ATGGGGCTGGGGCCGGGGGTGCGGTTCAGTCGGCGGGGGGTGTTGCTGGGCGCTGGTGGGCTGCTCGTTGGTTGTTCGCGGGGGCCCGAGGTGGGTGAGGTCCACCTGCGACTGGCGACTGGGCCGGCGGGGGCGGTCTACCGGCGGATCGGCGGTGCGCTGGCCGAGCACATCTCCGAGCGGGTGCCGGGTGCCACGGTGACCACGGTGCCGAGCGGGGCGTCCACCGACAACATCCGGATGCTGCGGGCCGGCGAGGTGCACCTCGGGCTGACCAGCCTGGATGCGCTGATCACCAGCGACGGGAGCGCGCCCGCGGGGCTCTCGGCGATCTGCCGACTGTACGACAGTCACCTGCATCTCGTGGTCATGGCGGATTCCGCGATCCGCGAGTTCCGTGATCTTGAGGGCAGGCGGGTGTCGCTCGGTGCGCACGATTCGGGCACCGAGTTCACGTCGCGGCGGGTTCTGCACCTCAACCCGGTGCACGCCGACGGCCGGAATCTCAGTCAGGCCGCGTCGGCGGCGGCGTTGCGCGACGGCACGATCGACGCCATGTTCTCCCTGACCGGCGTTCCGACGCCCGCCATCACCGAGTTGGCGCAGCGGCACCGGATCCGGCTGATCCCGTTGGAGGCGCAGGCCGATGCGCTCTTCACGGCCTACCCGGGTCCGTACGCCCCGGCGATGATCCCTGCGACCGCGTACGCCGGTGTGCCGGCGGCCCGCACCGTCGCCGTACCGAACGTGCTGCTCGCCCGTGACGACCTGCCCGCCGGCCTGGTCTATGCCATCACCGACACGGTCTTCCGGTACGCCGGTGCGATCACCTCCGCCGGCCGCGATGACGCCGAAGCCGTTCCGGAGGCGTGGCAGATCAACGTGCGTACCGGGATCTCCACCGCGTCGGTCCCGCTCCATCCCGGCGCGGTGGCCTGGTTCCGCGACCGCAAACGCTGA
- a CDS encoding DivIVA domain-containing protein yields the protein MNARNQRPEPPRGGATYRSGAYTGLLPWQVRERRFAPVGLGRRGLNPDDVYAFLDRVAVDMAAVYAALAESRRETARIKAGLRRWQTDQARARNERDQAR from the coding sequence ATGAACGCCAGAAACCAGCGACCGGAGCCGCCGCGGGGTGGCGCGACCTACCGCTCCGGCGCGTACACCGGTCTGTTGCCGTGGCAGGTGCGTGAGCGCCGCTTCGCGCCCGTCGGGCTCGGGCGTCGCGGCCTGAACCCCGACGACGTGTACGCCTTCCTCGACCGGGTCGCCGTCGACATGGCCGCCGTCTACGCCGCTCTCGCCGAGAGCCGCCGCGAGACCGCCCGGATCAAGGCCGGCCTGCGTCGCTGGCAGACCGACCAGGCCCGCGCCCGCAACGAGCGGGACCAGGCCCGATGA
- a CDS encoding helix-turn-helix domain-containing protein → MPDEIGSTVPRRQLGRLLRQFRNEAGVTLDAAAEALEYSRQKIWRLECGQGSVRVLDVKAMCELYGVSPEMTEALRGLAVETKSKGWWHAYGDAVPNWFELYVGLESAAAHLRRYDESVIPGILQTKEYARALYRLGGMLNEEERERAVQVRLQRQALLFRRLPAAPRVESVLSEAVLRRGVGGSPVMTEQLAHLAKLSELPNVSVRVLPLAAGPQPGAVAGSFVILDFPATKGGRTAPEPSVVYSESLTGALYLDKPDELAAYQRVWRGLDALALGEAESTDMIKQIAGEMRHD, encoded by the coding sequence ATGCCCGACGAGATTGGATCGACAGTCCCGCGCCGGCAACTCGGCCGGCTGCTGCGACAGTTCCGCAACGAGGCCGGGGTGACACTCGACGCCGCCGCCGAAGCCCTCGAATACAGCCGGCAGAAGATCTGGCGCCTCGAATGCGGCCAGGGCTCCGTCCGGGTGCTCGACGTCAAGGCGATGTGCGAGCTGTACGGGGTGTCGCCCGAGATGACCGAAGCGCTGCGCGGGCTGGCCGTGGAGACGAAGTCGAAGGGCTGGTGGCACGCGTACGGCGATGCGGTGCCGAACTGGTTCGAGCTGTACGTCGGCCTGGAATCCGCCGCCGCCCACCTCCGCCGTTATGACGAGTCGGTGATCCCTGGGATCCTTCAGACCAAGGAGTACGCCCGCGCGCTCTATCGCCTCGGCGGGATGCTGAACGAGGAGGAACGCGAGCGGGCGGTGCAGGTCCGGCTTCAACGGCAGGCATTGCTCTTTCGCCGTCTGCCGGCAGCTCCCAGGGTTGAATCCGTGTTGTCTGAGGCGGTGCTTCGACGTGGTGTTGGCGGCTCGCCCGTCATGACCGAGCAGCTCGCTCACCTCGCCAAGCTGTCCGAGCTGCCGAACGTCAGCGTCCGGGTGCTACCCCTGGCAGCAGGCCCGCAGCCCGGCGCGGTTGCGGGATCCTTTGTGATCCTCGACTTCCCGGCGACCAAGGGCGGCCGGACCGCGCCGGAACCGTCCGTGGTTTACAGCGAGTCGTTGACCGGTGCCCTGTACCTCGACAAGCCCGACGAGTTGGCCGCCTACCAGCGCGTCTGGCGAGGGCTGGATGCGCTGGCCCTCGGCGAGGCAGAATCGACTGACATGATCAAGCAGATCGCTGGGGAGATGCGGCATGACTGA
- a CDS encoding DUF397 domain-containing protein produces the protein MTDLTGAVWRKSTRSGDNGGDCVEVATNLSQVAVRDSKDPAGPRLQFSRTGWSAFLTALTNGAQHR, from the coding sequence ATGACTGACCTGACCGGCGCCGTGTGGCGCAAGAGCACCCGCAGCGGCGACAACGGCGGCGACTGCGTCGAGGTCGCCACCAACCTTTCCCAGGTGGCGGTACGCGATTCCAAGGACCCCGCTGGCCCACGCCTTCAGTTCAGCCGTACCGGATGGTCCGCCTTTCTCACGGCGCTGACGAACGGTGCGCAACACCGCTGA
- a CDS encoding MBL fold metallo-hydrolase: MIDGVRQAAVAAGALAAVPYRMIRPRPIDRHFLAGLSDAGIPRGDVEVELITLDQTVRSVPTPLIAEAVRKPRRVGNALTTYVIRHPEVTVLLDPSVCVDVNDRVIGELPWTLRPAVRPRSQVLPTTTALERAGIPADTITFALPTHLHWDHVCGLLDLPGLPVLVRERERDWMMSGDAAPAGGVRAALRGRQVDSYELEGPPVLTFERSHDLLGDGSVIMVELAGHTPGSAGVLLRTANGPVLVAGDAAWHGLQIEHVRQRAPYPGRLVDDDRDGAFRTLHRLHAVRNQVRIIPTHDPSA; the protein is encoded by the coding sequence ATGATCGACGGGGTACGTCAGGCCGCGGTGGCGGCCGGTGCGTTGGCTGCGGTGCCGTACCGCATGATTCGGCCGCGCCCGATCGACCGGCACTTCCTGGCCGGGCTGTCCGACGCCGGTATCCCGCGCGGGGATGTCGAGGTCGAGCTGATCACATTGGACCAGACGGTGCGGTCGGTGCCGACGCCACTGATCGCCGAGGCCGTCCGGAAACCGCGCCGGGTCGGCAACGCCCTGACCACGTACGTGATCCGGCATCCGGAGGTCACCGTACTGCTCGACCCGTCGGTCTGTGTCGACGTCAACGACCGGGTGATCGGCGAACTGCCGTGGACGTTGCGGCCGGCGGTCCGGCCCCGCTCTCAGGTGTTGCCGACCACGACGGCGCTGGAACGGGCCGGCATTCCGGCCGACACGATCACCTTCGCGCTCCCCACCCATCTGCACTGGGACCACGTCTGCGGACTGCTCGACCTTCCCGGCCTGCCGGTCCTGGTGCGCGAGCGGGAACGGGACTGGATGATGTCCGGCGACGCCGCACCAGCGGGCGGCGTCCGCGCCGCACTGCGGGGCCGCCAGGTGGACAGCTACGAGCTCGAGGGGCCGCCGGTGCTCACCTTCGAGCGCAGTCACGACCTGCTCGGTGACGGGTCAGTGATCATGGTCGAGTTGGCCGGGCACACGCCGGGAAGTGCCGGCGTCCTGCTCCGTACCGCCAACGGGCCGGTGCTGGTCGCGGGTGACGCCGCCTGGCACGGGTTGCAGATCGAACACGTCCGGCAGAGGGCGCCGTACCCGGGGCGGCTCGTCGACGACGACCGCGACGGAGCCTTCCGTACGCTGCACCGACTGCACGCCGTCCGGAACCAGGTCCGCATCATCCCGACCCACGACCCGAGCGCCTGA
- a CDS encoding MerR family transcriptional regulator → MTTWRIGDAAALVGVPTHVLRHWEDVGVLEPARRANGHRIYDDETITRARLIRLCQRAGMSLAEIGDLYRGDGQRRAALVRDRRNRIVDQMRRLQAAQEFLDHVLACAHPVVSTCPDCSGFAARSTSEARQS, encoded by the coding sequence GTGACGACGTGGCGAATCGGAGACGCGGCGGCGCTGGTCGGCGTCCCGACGCATGTGCTGCGGCACTGGGAGGACGTCGGGGTGCTCGAACCGGCCCGGCGCGCCAACGGACACCGGATCTACGACGACGAGACGATCACGCGGGCGCGTCTGATCCGGCTCTGCCAGCGGGCCGGCATGTCACTGGCCGAGATCGGAGACCTATACCGCGGCGACGGTCAGCGCCGCGCCGCGTTGGTACGGGACCGGCGGAACCGGATCGTCGACCAGATGCGCCGATTGCAGGCCGCGCAGGAGTTCCTTGACCACGTACTCGCCTGCGCCCACCCGGTGGTGTCGACCTGCCCCGACTGCAGCGGCTTCGCCGCCAGGTCGACATCGGAGGCACGCCAGTCATAG